In Deltaproteobacteria bacterium, the following are encoded in one genomic region:
- a CDS encoding response regulator, whose amino-acid sequence ETLLKILEREGYNVLTAADGQAALEIIRERKVHLILSDVCMPRMDGHKLLKLAKAILPDVEIVLMTGHGKIEMGLEALKEGAFDFIQKPFTKLTLNKTIKQALEKQAMAAEMRILKERVRELITEIMDVIGEPAVRRLEYSRTLGVNSSH is encoded by the coding sequence TGAAACATTGCTAAAAATATTAGAGAGGGAAGGATACAATGTACTGACTGCCGCTGATGGCCAGGCGGCGTTGGAAATCATTCGTGAGCGTAAGGTCCACCTGATCCTATCCGATGTCTGCATGCCCAGGATGGATGGCCATAAATTGTTAAAGCTGGCCAAAGCAATCCTCCCCGATGTAGAAATCGTTCTCATGACCGGCCATGGCAAAATTGAAATGGGATTGGAGGCCCTGAAAGAAGGGGCTTTTGATTTCATCCAAAAACCCTTTACAAAGTTGACCCTGAATAAGACAATAAAACAGGCGCTAGAAAAGCAGGCAATGGCCGCGGAGATGCGCATCCTCAAAGAGCGGGTGCGGGAACTTATCACGGAAATCATGGATGTAATCGGAGAACCCGCAGTTCGTCGTTTGGAATATTCCCGGACACTGGGAGTCAATTCGTCCCATTGA